In Pseudomonas sp. LRP2-20, the genomic window GGCCGGCAGCAGCGTGCGTTTCGGTGCTGACAAGCGGCGGGCGCTGATGGCCGATGGTCGTAGCTTGCTGGCGCACAGTGTCGAACGTGCCTGCGCGGTGTTCGATGACGTGCGGGTGGTGTTGCGTGACGGCGAGCGGGGCGAGGAGCTGGGGTTGCCATCGGTATGCCGGGTCATCGCCAGCGTGGATTACACGCAGGGTTTGGGCCATAGCCTGGCGGCGGGCGCTGCTTCGCTGGTCGATAGCAAGGCGCAGGCGGTGGCGATTCTGCTGGGTGACATGCCCTGGGTGGAACTCGGGACCCTTGGTTTGCTTGCACGCGAGGCCAGTGGGTCGACGATAGTCCTGCCTTGTCATGCCGGGCAGCAGGGCCATCCGGTAGTGTTCGGACGTGATTTCTGGCCAGCGCTAGCGCGGCTGACGGGCGATGAAGGGGCGCGTTCGGTGGTCAAGGCCCATCCGGACAGTTGCGTCAGGCTGGCAGTCGAGGATGCCGGGGTGCTGCGGGATATCGATACGCCCGATGCACTGCGCCAATGAGCGTCGGCCTTATTCATCTTCTTCATCATCGAAAGTATAAGGTTCCAGTTCGCTCAGCTGGGAAAGCAGAATCAGATGCACGTCGGCCTTGAGTCGCTGGAGATTGGCCAGGCTTGCAGGCCCGCCCAGCATCAGTGCCGGGACGAAGCCGTACATCTCGTCTGGCGCCAACGTCCCTAGTGTTTCCCTGGCCGATTCGAACAGGCCCAGGTCGATCCCTTCAGTCATGGCCCACATAAGCAGCCCTTGGATCTTCGCGTCACGCTCTTCGTCGGTCGAGCTGCATGCGCCTTCGATGTATTGGGATGCGTAGGCAGTGATGGTCAGGACTGATCCGGTTTCTTCGCCCCACAGATACAGCTCGCCGAAAGCGCTGCGCGCGATGAGGTGGTAGGTATCCTGGGTTTCGAAGTGAGTGCCGGCGAGCCAGTAAGCTACGACATCAGCGTATTCCTGCGGGTTGACCATCCAGAACAGGCCACCGCCGTAGCCGCACCAGCCGTGGTCTTGCCAGTAGGTCAGGAGTTGGTTGGGGAGTTTGCCTTTGTAATGGGCAAGAGCGGATGGGGGGACGGGTTGATGGGCGATGGGGTCGTTGAAGGTTTCTAGGAAGATGGAGAAGAGTACGTTCATTTTTTAGATCCTTTTATCGCTGATGGGTAAGTGGTTTCAAAAGTCGGAAAAGCTGTAGGGTTCGAAAGCGCAAAGCTGAGACAGCAGCACCAGGTGTTCGATAGCTTTCAATTTTTCAAGATTCTCGAGTCGAGTGGGGCCTCCGAATACTAGAGCCGGAACAAAACCGTACATTTCGTCCGGGCCCAGTATGCCGAGATTTTTTTTAGCAGGCTCAAACATGTCACCGAAGTCATTGGAGTCCAAACATCTACTGGCAAAAAAATTCTGCACCCGTCTGTTCATGTCAGCCGTTGTCAATTCATATTTTCTTCCAATGTAACGGCCTATGCTCCGCGGGCTATGAGGTGAAATCGGTCGTACGCTTCCAATCCTGCGCTGTTGAGCATGGACGCGACCACGCTTTCATAATCTTGGGGGTTTACGGTCCAGAACATTCCATCACCGTATCCACACCATCCATGTTCGCTCCAGTACTGCAGAAGTCTGTCCGGTAGTTTTCCCTTATAGCGTTCAATGGCGGATGTGGGCACCTCCTGCCTGTGCATGGGTTGACCGACTTCTTCAATGAAAACAGAAAATGCTTCGTCCATGTAATGGCCTCCGGTATATGTTAGTGATGGCTAATGCCCGAGTGGGAAGTCCCCTGTCGACACATAGGGGCGAAGATCTGAAAGTTGTGCCAGAAAACTTAGATGTTCCACTGATTTTACCTTTTCAAGGTGGTTGAATGACCCTGATCCGCCCAACATGATGGCGGGGGTGAAGCCGTACATTTCATCCGCGGTAAGCGCGCCTAGCTTCTCATAAGCGGGGTCGAACATATCTCCGTAGTTGTTGGAATCAAAGCTGATTGATAGAAGAAAAGCGGGGAACCCTTTGTCTAGGTCTACACCGGTGTAAATTGATGTTCGGGTTACGTAACTTGACAGGATGCTGGTTATTTTAAGTGAGGCGCCTGTATTCTCGCCCCAGAAATACATGTCTCCGAACGCACTGCGTGCTATGAGGTGATATTTGTCGCGCTTCGAGTGCTCAGTGCCGTTTAGCCAGGTGTCGACTACGCACTCGTACTCTGCGGGGTTCACCAACCAAAAAATACCTTTGCCAAACCCGCTCCATCCATATTGGCTCCAGTGTTCTAGAAGCTGATGAGGTAGTTTTCCTTTGTATTGCTCAATAACGGTATTCGGCACGATTTGTCGGCAGGTTGGTAGGCCGATTTTCTCTACTAATCTAGCGAATAATCTATCCATTTATACTCCCGGTGCTTAGCATCTGTGCAGCTTTACATTTAGAAAAGTGTTATTTCGCATTGATATGGGCACTGCTTTAGCTGCAGCTGCAAGGCTTTGGATCTTTGTTCTCCACTGTGGGCCAATCGTTGAGTTGACCTGCCGGTCACCGAAACCTCCAATGATATCCTTGCCACCAGCGAACAAATCAGGGTTATGAAGCGCTGCTATGGTTGACATCTCCCTTTTTGCCTTTTTTGTGGCAAGTTCTTCTGCTTCAAGGAAGTCATGATCTTGAAGGAGCTCTTCTAAGAAACGGTTGATGAAGGCATCCTCCTGATCTCTCCTTGCTCGCTTGGCATTGTTCGGGTTTCGAAGGATAGGGTCGGCAATGTTTTGCAGGAACTCCTGAACAGTTAAGTTATTCATGCCTTTCTCTTGGCCGCCCAGTTGCCGGTCAAATTCTCCAATTTTAGAGTTTGGCAGCTTATCCGCCTTAAAGCAGTCGACGTTATACAGCGTCATGGTACTCGGCTTGTTCTTTGCCGGCTCCTTGTCTTTCCCCGCTGGCCGGTTCGGCTGCGCAGGCTGCGGCTCACTCATCGCGCCTTTGCGCCGCTCCGGCACCTGCAGGTCCGGCCGTTTCTTCAGGGCCTCCTCATGCTTGAGCATCCATTGCCCAATCCTCGCGCCTTTCTTGCTGGCGGCCATTTCCTGAGCCAACACACCGGCATTGCCACCCCCACGGGTGAGGTAGGACACCATGGCGCCCAACAGCAGCATCACGACTTCCACGTGCCCGGTGGCAATGAAGTGTGCGGCCTGATTGATGGCAAAAGGGTTGTCCTGGCTGAACGCGCTCAGCCCTTGTTCACCGCGTGGGCCCTCCCAGGCGATACCAATGCCATCCAGGTAGCACTCGCCAATGCGCGGCAAGCCGTCGACGAAGAACTCGGCGAGGGAGGCGATGCCCAGCACACCGAGGATCCAGCCGCTGACCTTGAAGCCGATGGCGGTACCTGCAACCCCGCCGGGAAATGCACCGACGCCGCCGGCGAAGGCACCGATGCCGGCACCGAGCAGGCCGCCAGTAAGGGCGCTGCCGGCGACGATCATCGCCATCTGCTCGGCGACGCCGAGCAGGTCGTTGAGGATGCTTTTGATGTCGAGGTCGGCGAAGCGCTGGCGCAGCAGTTCGCCCGCTACCCATTCGGCCTTGTAAAAAGCGCGCCGCACGCTGTCGACACGGCGCAGGTTGAGGGCCAGTGACGGTACTTCTTCGTTGAGGTAGGTACGGAAATGGGCGCCTCCCTGATAGCCCATTTCATCGGTGATGCGTGACTCGATATCGTGCCAGGTGGGCACGATGTGCCAGAGCAGCATGAGGCGTCTCCCTGCCAGTTTTGTGCAGGGGAATCACATCATGGGGTGGGGGTAGGACGTTCCTGAGTCAGTTGTAGGAAAAGTCGATTCGATGCTGCTGGGGGACGTTCGGGATTGGGTTGATGCTGCGAGGGGTACCACTGGAGGGATTTGGCGCCCTTGAGATCGAGCGCCGCCCGCGCGGCGCATCGCGAGCTGCGCTCGCTCCTACGTTTGTTTCGGGCCAGTAACGCCTGTGCCTGGCGCGCGCGACCGCCTTGTTGGCACGACGCGATATAGCGCCATGCGCCCAGGCATTCGCGCGCAAATCCCCCAGGAATCATTGGCCCGAAACAAACGTAGGAGCGAGCGCAGCTCGCGATGCGCCGCGCGGGCGGCGCTCGATCTCAAGGGCGCTGCAAGGCTCTCGGCGAACCCCATCACCCCCACAAAAAGGTCCATAATCCCCCCTTAATCCCCCCATAGTGCAATGCCAGTCACACCACTCCGGGAGCCCCACCATGCACGTTCTGCTCTGCGAGGACGACGACCTGATCGCCAGCGGCATCTGCGCCGGCCTCACCGCCCAGGGCCTGACTGTCGACCGCGTGGCCAATGCCGCCAGTGCCCGGGCCCTGCTGCAGGCGGCACAGTTCGACGTGATGATCCTCGACCTCGGCCTGCCCGACGAAGATGGCCTCAAACTGCTGCGCCGCCTGCGCCAGCAGGGTGTGGACCTGCCGGTGCTGGTACTCACCGCACGCGATGCGGTCACCGACCGGGTCGATGGCCTGCAGGCGGGCGCCGACGACTACCTGCTCAAACCCTTCGACCTGCGCGAACTGGCTGCGCGCCTGCATACCCTGCTGCGCCGGGTAGCGGGGCGGGCGGTCAACGTGATCGAGCATGGCCCGCTGCGCTACGACCCGAGCAGCTGCGAAGCGACCCTGGCCGGCCAGCCTGTGGACCTGTCGCGGCGTGAACAGGCGCTGCTCCAGGCCTTGCTGCAGAACCCCGGCCGGGTGCTGTCCAGCGAACAGCTCAAAGACTGCGTGTACGGCTTCAGCGATGAGGTCGAAAGCAACGCGCTGAACGTGCATATCCACCACCTGCGGCGCAAGCTCGGCAACAGCATCGTCGAGACCGTGCGTGGCCTGGGTTATCGCCTGGGGCCTGCGCAGGCGCCGCAAGAGGCTGCCTCATGAGCCTGCGGGTACGCCTGAGCCTGATCCTCGGCACTGCCTTCATCATCATCTGGGCGCTGGCGGCGGCGTGGATGCTGCGCGACCTGCGCCAGCAGATGATGTTCTCCCTCGACCAGCGCCTGGTGGCCTCGGCACGCATGGTCGCCGGGCTGATCGACCAGTTGCCGCAACCGCTGGCGGCCAAGGGCGAGGATGCGCATTTTTCCGCCGACCAGTTGAGCGTGCCCGATGGCATGGCCTGTCAGGTGAGTTCCCTGCGCGGCGAGATCCTTGCCAGCAACCACAAGCATGACGGCGCCATGGACGACCAGCGCAGCGGCTTCCGCGACCAGACCATCGATGGCGCGCTGTGGCGCACCTTCACCTACAGCCACGGTGATGTGCGCATCACCACCGCCGACCGGCACATGGAGCGCGAGGCACTGAACCAGTCGATTCTGCTGGCGGCCTCGGCACCGGTGCTGATGGCCCTGCTCGGCAGCCTCGGCCTGCTGTGGATCGGCTTGGGCAAAGGCCTGGAGCCACTCAAT contains:
- a CDS encoding NTP transferase domain-containing protein, with the translated sequence MSVVALVLAAGSSVRFGADKRRALMADGRSLLAHSVERACAVFDDVRVVLRDGERGEELGLPSVCRVIASVDYTQGLGHSLAAGAASLVDSKAQAVAILLGDMPWVELGTLGLLAREASGSTIVLPCHAGQQGHPVVFGRDFWPALARLTGDEGARSVVKAHPDSCVRLAVEDAGVLRDIDTPDALRQ
- a CDS encoding GAD-like domain-containing protein: MNVLFSIFLETFNDPIAHQPVPPSALAHYKGKLPNQLLTYWQDHGWCGYGGGLFWMVNPQEYADVVAYWLAGTHFETQDTYHLIARSAFGELYLWGEETGSVLTITAYASQYIEGACSSTDEERDAKIQGLLMWAMTEGIDLGLFESARETLGTLAPDEMYGFVPALMLGGPASLANLQRLKADVHLILLSQLSELEPYTFDDEEDE
- a CDS encoding GAD-like domain-containing protein — encoded protein: MDRLFARLVEKIGLPTCRQIVPNTVIEQYKGKLPHQLLEHWSQYGWSGFGKGIFWLVNPAEYECVVDTWLNGTEHSKRDKYHLIARSAFGDMYFWGENTGASLKITSILSSYVTRTSIYTGVDLDKGFPAFLLSISFDSNNYGDMFDPAYEKLGALTADEMYGFTPAIMLGGSGSFNHLEKVKSVEHLSFLAQLSDLRPYVSTGDFPLGH
- a CDS encoding DUF6861 domain-containing protein — its product is MLLWHIVPTWHDIESRITDEMGYQGGAHFRTYLNEEVPSLALNLRRVDSVRRAFYKAEWVAGELLRQRFADLDIKSILNDLLGVAEQMAMIVAGSALTGGLLGAGIGAFAGGVGAFPGGVAGTAIGFKVSGWILGVLGIASLAEFFVDGLPRIGECYLDGIGIAWEGPRGEQGLSAFSQDNPFAINQAAHFIATGHVEVVMLLLGAMVSYLTRGGGNAGVLAQEMAASKKGARIGQWMLKHEEALKKRPDLQVPERRKGAMSEPQPAQPNRPAGKDKEPAKNKPSTMTLYNVDCFKADKLPNSKIGEFDRQLGGQEKGMNNLTVQEFLQNIADPILRNPNNAKRARRDQEDAFINRFLEELLQDHDFLEAEELATKKAKREMSTIAALHNPDLFAGGKDIIGGFGDRQVNSTIGPQWRTKIQSLAAAAKAVPISMRNNTFLNVKLHRC
- a CDS encoding response regulator transcription factor, whose amino-acid sequence is MHVLLCEDDDLIASGICAGLTAQGLTVDRVANAASARALLQAAQFDVMILDLGLPDEDGLKLLRRLRQQGVDLPVLVLTARDAVTDRVDGLQAGADDYLLKPFDLRELAARLHTLLRRVAGRAVNVIEHGPLRYDPSSCEATLAGQPVDLSRREQALLQALLQNPGRVLSSEQLKDCVYGFSDEVESNALNVHIHHLRRKLGNSIVETVRGLGYRLGPAQAPQEAAS